In a single window of the Agromyces sp. H17E-10 genome:
- a CDS encoding VOC family protein, which yields MSTIESITLEVQDTAAADRFYADAFALDALDGRVRTRAADQHTSGFRGYTLSLVVPQPGNAQALFDAAVAAGATVLKPIAKSLWGVGGSVQAPDGAIWKFATSAKKDTEPVSRAFDRMVLLLGVEDVGASKRFYAEQGFTVGKSFGSYVDFETPGSPIGLGLYKRRALAKDAGVPEEGTGSHRLVIAGTGGAVTDPDGFAWAPASQTAPA from the coding sequence ATGTCAACGATCGAATCCATCACCCTCGAAGTCCAGGACACCGCCGCCGCCGACCGCTTCTACGCCGACGCGTTCGCGCTCGACGCGCTCGACGGCCGAGTGCGCACCCGGGCCGCCGACCAGCACACGAGCGGCTTCCGCGGCTACACCCTCTCGCTCGTCGTGCCGCAGCCCGGCAACGCCCAGGCGCTCTTCGACGCGGCCGTCGCCGCCGGTGCGACCGTGCTGAAGCCCATCGCGAAGTCGCTCTGGGGCGTCGGCGGCTCCGTGCAGGCGCCCGACGGTGCCATCTGGAAGTTCGCCACCTCGGCCAAGAAGGACACCGAGCCCGTCAGCCGGGCGTTCGACCGCATGGTGCTGCTGCTCGGCGTCGAGGACGTCGGCGCCAGCAAGCGCTTCTACGCCGAGCAGGGCTTCACCGTCGGCAAGAGCTTCGGCAGCTACGTCGACTTCGAGACGCCGGGCAGCCCGATCGGCCTCGGCCTCTACAAGCGGCGCGCGCTCGCCAAGGACGCGGGTGTGCCGGAGGAGGGCACGGGTTCGCACCGGCTCGTGATCGCCGGCACCGGCGGCGCGGTCACCGACCCCGACGGGTTCGCATGGGCACCGGCATCGCAGACCGCCCCGGCGTGA
- a CDS encoding serine hydrolase domain-containing protein, which yields MSTGPHPARYPGAPAGVPSLDTWQEAPGNRWAFGGLAELVPTATISRTAPGVRAAAAETATVRLDALTPHLPDLERRLEATCTDAFLVLRGDEVVAEYAKPGFAPDQRHLLMSVSKSLCGLVVGALVGDGRIDPDRPVVDYVPELAGSAYDGPTVRHVLDMRVAVDYDENYVDPASEVQTHDRSAGWRVRRPGDPADTYEFLTTLRTRPDADAPGGGGAFQYCSANTDVLAWIVERVTGLRYVEALSEFLWSKLGADRDATITVDAAGFGFANAGISCTARDLARVGRVVLDGGLAPGGRVVPEAWARGILAGGDRDAMTYEGFTGAFPGGSYTSQWWCMGNERGNVSGIGIHGQNLWLDPATDSVIVKFSTWPDPDTAEWNDLQSTLLVDVCEALDSV from the coding sequence ATGAGCACCGGGCCCCACCCCGCCCGCTACCCGGGCGCGCCCGCCGGCGTGCCGAGCCTCGACACCTGGCAGGAGGCGCCGGGCAACCGCTGGGCGTTCGGCGGCCTCGCCGAGCTCGTGCCGACGGCGACGATCTCGCGCACGGCGCCCGGTGTGCGTGCCGCAGCAGCCGAGACGGCGACCGTGCGGCTCGACGCACTGACCCCGCACCTGCCCGACCTCGAGCGCCGGCTCGAGGCGACCTGCACCGACGCGTTCCTCGTGCTGCGCGGCGACGAGGTCGTGGCCGAGTACGCCAAGCCCGGGTTCGCGCCCGATCAGCGCCACCTGCTCATGAGCGTCTCGAAGTCGCTCTGCGGGCTCGTCGTCGGCGCGCTCGTCGGCGACGGCCGCATCGACCCCGACCGCCCGGTCGTCGACTACGTGCCCGAACTCGCAGGATCGGCGTACGACGGCCCGACCGTGCGGCACGTGCTCGACATGCGCGTCGCCGTCGACTACGACGAGAACTACGTCGACCCGGCGTCCGAGGTGCAGACGCACGACCGCTCGGCCGGCTGGCGCGTGCGCCGCCCGGGCGATCCGGCCGACACGTACGAGTTCCTGACGACGCTGCGCACCCGCCCCGACGCCGACGCACCCGGCGGGGGCGGGGCGTTCCAGTACTGCTCCGCGAACACCGACGTGCTCGCCTGGATCGTCGAGCGGGTCACCGGGCTGCGCTACGTCGAGGCGCTGAGCGAGTTCCTCTGGTCGAAGCTGGGCGCCGACCGCGATGCGACGATCACGGTCGACGCGGCGGGCTTCGGCTTCGCGAACGCCGGCATCTCGTGCACGGCGCGCGACCTCGCGCGGGTCGGCCGGGTGGTGCTCGACGGCGGGCTCGCGCCGGGCGGCCGGGTCGTCCCCGAGGCGTGGGCGCGCGGCATCCTCGCCGGGGGAGACCGCGACGCGATGACCTACGAGGGGTTCACGGGCGCGTTCCCGGGCGGCTCGTACACGTCGCAGTGGTGGTGCATGGGCAACGAGCGCGGCAACGTGAGCGGCATCGGCATCCACGGGCAGAACCTGTGGCTCGACCCGGCGACCGACTCGGTGATCGTCAAGTTCTCGACCTGGCCCGACCCCGACACGGCCGAGTGGAACGACCTGCAGAGCACCCTGCTCGTCGACGTCTGCGAGGCGCTCGACTCGGTGTGA
- a CDS encoding MFS transporter, whose product MDGHLATLVPLAADAADPSDWSLFQSGFISWFVDHALVWVAVWLVTVVAARLLSIWKLWTRKPVTRSSSTEAKLVGAGVTALAAFAFVVVGSITSLIAPWLVVAWIGVGVIATVGIVVLAFGMATTPWLRITVTGTGGATNDAWATEVTVRMRELNADNPKGRIERPDGSDLNELVAIADRTDNWAVALVGGAVSMLFNLTPWRLEVTVFNSVSGVARLRRNGRVVDDASLQLPAPPADGGHPGELLTLAAAFAAVTVAHEYPDIVGFYNTNDWRGLGLIGVARGTDDPALRERYIARAREVDPDSILVEYEDVYHRYAGATDARRLRELIERLEPMIASAALQAGRPIAGIGTEDESVTGATGTRSEPGKPEADASGARWSGRRYVEPPMLMLRLQSYYLMTIRNWLVAADGSAKDDAAGGHADRPERLERATIVAAELVAALDELKREADAKQRRAQYAKQRTSLERMEQRAALGLLLLNDERMKSRTAADTAAVDDAEASARLRQRVELATGWKNIAKRSGLVEVKYSVACYESRRIAEGWADDDADFEFIVAQLGAVCGDDEYRQLALADPELAPLVDPRGDRARRIRMRDAVLLDMNDAWQIERFRRVRVPLERAGVRTPQDLVVPATQSRVVLRSDLDFDEVTSLADAARILHAVMTTECDLVPDRFDGRDADREHWARLRAARALLDDDRHTVRTLCDEHAQDRDTLVDELASAMFWRPDEREERTVGDYVDRMIERLGGPHGLPVAQPDEPAEPAEADERDAAGGRDEPAA is encoded by the coding sequence GTGGACGGCCATCTCGCAACGCTCGTGCCCCTCGCCGCCGACGCTGCCGACCCGTCCGACTGGAGCCTCTTCCAGTCGGGGTTCATCAGCTGGTTCGTCGACCATGCTCTCGTGTGGGTGGCCGTCTGGCTCGTGACGGTCGTTGCGGCCCGGCTGCTCTCGATCTGGAAGCTCTGGACTCGGAAGCCCGTCACCCGCAGCAGCAGCACGGAGGCGAAGCTGGTCGGCGCCGGAGTGACCGCGCTCGCCGCGTTCGCGTTCGTCGTGGTCGGCAGCATCACGAGCCTCATCGCACCCTGGCTCGTCGTCGCCTGGATCGGCGTCGGGGTCATCGCAACCGTCGGCATCGTGGTGCTGGCATTCGGGATGGCGACCACTCCGTGGCTCCGCATCACCGTGACCGGCACGGGCGGCGCGACGAACGACGCGTGGGCCACCGAGGTCACGGTGCGCATGCGCGAGCTCAACGCCGACAACCCGAAGGGGCGCATCGAACGCCCCGACGGATCCGACCTCAACGAGCTCGTCGCGATCGCCGACCGCACCGACAACTGGGCGGTCGCGCTCGTCGGCGGAGCGGTGTCGATGCTGTTCAACCTGACTCCCTGGCGGCTCGAGGTCACCGTGTTCAATTCCGTGTCCGGCGTGGCACGTCTCCGCCGCAACGGCCGGGTCGTCGACGACGCATCGCTCCAGCTGCCCGCGCCGCCCGCCGACGGCGGGCACCCCGGCGAACTGCTCACGCTCGCAGCGGCGTTCGCCGCCGTGACGGTCGCGCACGAGTACCCAGACATCGTCGGCTTCTACAACACGAACGACTGGCGGGGCCTCGGACTCATCGGCGTCGCCCGCGGCACCGACGACCCTGCGCTCCGCGAGCGGTACATCGCGCGGGCACGAGAGGTGGACCCCGACAGCATCCTCGTCGAGTACGAGGACGTCTACCACCGATACGCCGGAGCGACCGATGCCCGACGGCTGCGCGAACTCATCGAACGGCTCGAACCCATGATCGCGTCCGCGGCGCTGCAGGCCGGGCGGCCGATCGCGGGGATCGGCACGGAGGACGAGTCGGTCACCGGCGCGACTGGGACCCGGAGCGAACCGGGGAAGCCCGAGGCGGATGCGTCCGGCGCCCGATGGTCGGGCCGCCGCTACGTCGAGCCGCCGATGCTCATGCTGCGGCTGCAGAGCTACTACCTGATGACCATTCGCAACTGGCTCGTGGCGGCCGACGGCTCGGCGAAGGACGACGCGGCGGGCGGGCACGCGGATCGGCCCGAGCGGCTCGAGCGCGCGACCATCGTCGCCGCCGAGCTCGTCGCCGCCCTCGACGAGTTGAAGCGAGAGGCGGATGCGAAGCAGCGCAGGGCGCAGTATGCCAAGCAGCGAACGTCGCTCGAGCGTATGGAGCAGCGCGCGGCCCTCGGCCTGCTGCTGCTCAACGACGAACGCATGAAGAGCCGCACTGCGGCCGACACGGCCGCTGTCGACGACGCGGAGGCGTCCGCGCGCCTGCGGCAGCGGGTCGAGCTCGCGACCGGCTGGAAGAACATCGCCAAGCGATCGGGCCTCGTCGAGGTGAAGTACTCGGTGGCGTGCTACGAGAGCCGGCGCATCGCCGAGGGGTGGGCCGACGACGACGCCGACTTCGAGTTCATCGTCGCGCAGCTCGGCGCCGTCTGCGGAGACGACGAGTACCGGCAGCTCGCCCTCGCAGATCCCGAGCTCGCCCCGCTCGTCGACCCGCGCGGCGACCGGGCACGCCGGATCAGGATGCGCGATGCCGTGCTGCTCGACATGAACGACGCCTGGCAGATCGAACGGTTCCGCAGGGTCAGAGTGCCGCTCGAGCGTGCCGGCGTGCGTACACCGCAGGACCTCGTCGTCCCGGCGACGCAGAGCCGGGTGGTGCTGCGTTCGGACCTCGACTTCGACGAGGTGACGTCGCTCGCCGACGCGGCGCGCATCCTGCATGCGGTGATGACGACCGAGTGCGACCTGGTCCCCGACCGGTTCGACGGACGCGACGCCGATCGCGAGCACTGGGCGCGACTTCGCGCCGCACGTGCGCTGCTCGACGACGACCGGCACACGGTGCGGACGCTGTGCGACGAGCACGCCCAGGACCGCGACACACTGGTCGACGAGCTTGCGTCCGCAATGTTCTGGCGGCCCGACGAACGCGAGGAGCGCACGGTCGGCGACTACGTCGACCGGATGATCGAGCGGCTGGGCGGCCCGCACGGCCTGCCGGTGGCCCAACCGGACGAACCTGCCGAACCGGCCGAAGCTGACGAGCGTGACGCGGCTGGCGGCCGCGACGAGCCCGCTGCATGA